The window TCTTGAGCCTTATGCCGGCAAAAGCATCTATGCCAACCATGGACAAAGGGTCATCAATGGCTACCGCCTCATGCAACCCTTCAGCGATCCCTTCCTGGGCTGGACAAAGGGCCATGGTGAACAAAAGCGGGATTTTTTCCTCCGGCAATTGCGCAATACCAAGATCTCCATCAGGGTGGAAACCTTTGGTAAGAGCGAGATGATGCAATATGCAGAATGGTGTGGGCAGGCCCTCGCCCTTTCACATGCCCGTGGCGGTGATGCCGCCATGCTCAGCGGCTATATGGGCAAGAGCGACAAATTTGATGAAGCCATTGCGGACTTCTCCGTTGCTTATGCCGACCAGAATGAACAAGACCACGCCGCGATCAAAAAAGCCATCAGGGAAGGAAGGCTGGAAGCTGAGTTTGAAGAATAGCACTGAAATAACAATGCAAATCGCCCCGAAATAAACATTCGGGGCGATTTGCTTTTTAACTGTATGAAGCAACCATCCAATATTGGCTGGTCTTGTTGTTGAAGACAACTGCTCCACTTTTCTTAAAGGGAAGCCAAAACCTTCGCAACCTCTTCACCCAGCTTTTTGGCTGACTGCGGGTTCTGACCGGTCACCAAACGACCGTCAACGGCCACATGCTCCTGCCACAGGCCAGACTTCTCAAACTTCGCACCACGCTCGACCAGGACTGATTCCAGCATGAAGGGCACAACATTCTCCAGCTTCACGGCGATCTCTTCCTCATTGGTAAAAGCATTCACGCGCTTGCCGTCTACCAGGTATTTACCAGTGCTGAGCTTAATGTTCACCAGTCCGGCGGGTCCATGACATACCGCACTCACCACACCATTGTTCTCATAGATCTTCGCGGCAATGGCAGCCAGTTCAGTATTGTCAGCAAAATCCCACATGGTACCATGACCACCGGCATAATGAATGGCTACATAATCAGCAGGATTTACATCGGAAGGTTTCATGGTATGCTCCAGTTTCTTCCTGTACTCCTTATTCTCCCAGAATTCCTTGTTCACGGAATCTTCGAGATTAAAGCCATCAACCGGCGGATTGCCACCCTTGGGGCTTACAAAATCGATCTCATAACCCGCCTTCGTCAACACTTCCCAGGGATGGGACACTTCACTGAGATAATAACCGGTTGGCTCACCTGTGCTACCCTTCACACCATGACTGGTCAGCACGAATAGAATTTTCTTTTTCATTTTTCCTGATTTGTTTCTTGTACTGATGGGTTGTTGCGCAATTACTACT is drawn from Flavihumibacter rivuli and contains these coding sequences:
- a CDS encoding type 1 glutamine amidotransferase domain-containing protein, giving the protein MKRIVLAMASVVMSLVVIAQQPISTRNKSGKMKKKILFVLTSHGVKGSTGEPTGYYLSEVSHPWEVLTKAGYEIDFVSPKGGNPPVDGFNLEDSVNKEFWENKEYRKKLEHTMKPSDVNPADYVAIHYAGGHGTMWDFADNTELAAIAAKIYENNGVVSAVCHGPAGLVNIKLSTGKYLVDGKRVNAFTNEEEIAVKLENVVPFMLESVLVERGAKFEKSGLWQEHVAVDGRLVTGQNPQSAKKLGEEVAKVLASL